In Humulus lupulus chromosome 6, drHumLupu1.1, whole genome shotgun sequence, a single genomic region encodes these proteins:
- the LOC133782656 gene encoding protein BUNDLE SHEATH DEFECTIVE 2, chloroplastic isoform X1 — MLNQFKEMIPKPVRALGKGAAVILGGVVTLNLVSSATMGALRAASEAKRKSLSEPCRVCRGKGFYICNLCKGNSTIEWSPLYDPVAINPCLCPTCDGNRVQRCLNCLGKGYD, encoded by the exons AT GTTAAACCAATTCAAAGAGATGATTCCGAAGCCAGTGCGAGCACTGGGCAAGGGTGCTGCAGTAATACTTGGGGGAGTTGTGACTCTTAATCTGGTTTCCTCTGCCACTATGGGTGCTCTTCGGGCGGCCAGCGAGGCCAAACGG AAAAGTTTATCGGAACCTTGTCGTGTTTGTAGAGGCAAAGGCTTCTACATATGCAATTTATGTAAGGGAAATTCCACAATTGAATGGTCCCCTTTGTATGACCCAGTTGCCATCAATCCGTGCTTATGCCCTACATGTGATGGAAATAG AGTACAACGCTGTCTAAATTGCCTGGGGAAGGGCTACGATTGA
- the LOC133782656 gene encoding uncharacterized protein LOC133782656 isoform X2: MLNQFKEMIPKPVRALGKGAAVILGGVVTLNLVSSATMGALRAASEAKRKSLSEPCRVCRGKGFYICNLCKGNSTIEWSPLYDPVAINPCLCPTCDGNRKR, translated from the exons AT GTTAAACCAATTCAAAGAGATGATTCCGAAGCCAGTGCGAGCACTGGGCAAGGGTGCTGCAGTAATACTTGGGGGAGTTGTGACTCTTAATCTGGTTTCCTCTGCCACTATGGGTGCTCTTCGGGCGGCCAGCGAGGCCAAACGG AAAAGTTTATCGGAACCTTGTCGTGTTTGTAGAGGCAAAGGCTTCTACATATGCAATTTATGTAAGGGAAATTCCACAATTGAATGGTCCCCTTTGTATGACCCAGTTGCCATCAATCCGTGCTTATGCCCTACATGTGATGGAAATAG gaaaaggtaa
- the LOC133785613 gene encoding uncharacterized protein LOC133785613: protein MLCSRLSEVLPCLISHNQGAFIKGRSLAHNILIFQDLIKNYNRKNTSLRCVLKTDLSKAYDTVDWGFLERLLISFRFPTRFINWVMVCLRGTSYVLMMNGRLQGGFQGVKGLRQGDPISPLLFVLVMEYLSRLLQLGAKQPAFRSGMKANLSKSQVFFGGISAQDKAQLQKVLQLEEGSFPLKYLGIPMRPTKWKEADCGEILKKIKLRLHTWSSRHLSYAGLGFGEGTKWNKAMLGKYLWAISHQQEALWVKWIHSVYLKGQDFWLYQLKADTSWYWKKVFQLRSLFTQEDIDKASSQGKFKIGLLYASLIHQAPVKYHQFLWSRMSVPKHKFITWQAINSKLLTRDHLLRVFLILESTLCPVCELIDESHSHLFFDCIFSQQVVRLVQDWVRCNWPLFFSAWTGWIEDMRRGVRASLVAAVFSATVYYLWHNRNICFIHHYSLSVKAVIDMIKKDIMYRLSCFSHKNLRGFELSF, encoded by the exons ATGCTTTGCAGTAGACTTTCAGAAGTTCTTCCTTGTCTAATTAGTCATAACCAGGGAGCTTTTATTAAAGGGAGATCACTAGCTCACAATATCCTAATTTTTCAAGATTTGATTAAGAATTACAATAGGAAGAACACCTCCTTGAGATGTGTTTTGAAGACCGATCTTAGCAAGGCTTACGATACAGTTGACTGGGGTTTCTTGGAAAGATTACTAATCAGTTTTCGGTTTCCCACCAGATTCATAAACTGGGTTATGGTTTGTCTCAGAGGTACTTCATATGTTCTTATGATGAATGGGAGACTGCAGGGGGGTTTTCAAGGGGTTAAGGGGCTTCGTCAAGGGGACCCTATATCACCATTACTGTTCGTTTTAGTAATGGAATACCTCTCTCGGCTGCTTCAACTTGGAGCTAAGCAGCCTGCTTTTCG TTCTGGTATGAAGGCCAATCTCAGTAAGTCACAAGTGTTTTTTGGAGGCATATCTGCTCAAGATAAGGCTCAGTTACAGAAGGTTCTTCAACTTGAGGAAGGCTCATTCCCTctcaaatatcttgggattccTATGCGACCTACTAAATGGAAAGAGGCTGACTGTGGTGAAATTCTGAAAAAAATTAAGCTTAGGCTTCACACTTGGTCTAGCAGGCATTTATCTTATGCAG GTTTGGGTTTTGGTGAAGGAACTAAATGGAACAAGGCCATGCTTGGGAAATATCTCTGGGCAATTAGCCATCAACAGGAGGCTTTATGGGTGAAATGGATTCATTCCGTGTACTTAAAAGGGCAAGATTTCTGGCTTTACCAACTTAAGGCTGATACAAGTTGGTACTGGAAAAAAGTTTTCCAATTGAGAAGCTTGTTTACTCAGGAGGATATTGATAAAGCTAGTAGTCAAGGGAAGTTTAAAATTGGGTTGTTGTATGCTAGTCTTATTCACCAAGCTCCTGTCAAATACCATCAATTTTTATGGAGCCGAATGAGTGTTCCCAAGCATAAATTCATCACTTGGCAAGCTATAAACTCTAAGCTCTTAACTAGAGATCATCTTCTTCGAGTTTTTCTGATTCTTGAATCGACTCTTTGCCCGGTTTGTGAGCTAATTGATGAGAGCCATAGCCACTTGTTTTTTGACTGTATATTTTCCCAGCAGGTGGTTCGGCTTGTTCAGGATTGGGTTAGATGTAATTGGCCTCTTTTTTTCTCTGCCTGGACTGGTTGGATTGAAGACATGAGGAGGGGAGTTCGTGCCTCGTTAGTGGCGGCTGTATTCTCAGCCACAGTTTATTATCTTTGGCATAATAGGAACATTTGTTTTATTCATCATTATTCTCTTAGTGTTAAAGCTGTGATTGATATGATCAAAAAAGACATTATGTATAGGCTTAGTTGTTTTTCTCATAAGAATCTGAGAGGCTTTGAGCTTAGTTTTTGA